One window from the genome of Lentibacillus daqui encodes:
- a CDS encoding YhgE/Pip domain-containing protein: MRFKQIATVMMGTVLVFGSLPVSVFAKDNENGDTGSGKYSTKDEAIYGNLGANGTLENMYVVNTFHVTKPGKITDHGNYTNVRNLTNLLDIKQTADNNVRFQAEKGDNDFYYQGDMVNQPLPWNIAITYKLDGKEVDPDKLAGKDGSLELQIKTSGNDDVDPTFFENYMMQISLTLDPAKFADIQAPDGTKAKSGKDTQVTFTVMPEKEETFIVSAHVKHFEMDPIDISATPASMPIDDPDLGDVKGDMQSLSDAIKKINSGVGDLNSGISNLNDGAADLSNGSSSYLNGINQLDQSSGELVNGSSEINDVLQQVSEAVQGAPEDAPDISQLEQLPDGIRKLADGLEQSADGLDQLRDNYHKAYSNLDDAMNEIPAGDIDEGQLKKLLGSDVDQEVVNQLIETYKAAQKAKGTYQAASEAFGAVTETLDDVSDSVREMADKAKSTATEIENGMDNMNGLDALKDLQSGVSSLASQYQSFHDGLVQYTDGVSELATTYQDINTGIQGLADGTSSLKDGAGDLKDGTEELEDETSDLPGDMQSEVDEMMDEFDTSDFEPKSFVSDKNTNVDVVQFALKTEPIEVEEPDKKKETKDEEKGFWERFMDLFQ, encoded by the coding sequence ATGCGATTCAAACAAATAGCAACTGTAATGATGGGTACCGTTCTGGTGTTTGGCTCGCTTCCTGTTTCTGTATTCGCCAAGGACAATGAGAATGGAGATACGGGATCCGGCAAATACTCCACAAAGGATGAAGCCATTTACGGCAATTTGGGAGCAAATGGAACGCTGGAGAATATGTATGTGGTAAACACGTTTCACGTCACAAAACCTGGCAAAATTACGGATCACGGTAATTATACCAATGTTCGCAACTTGACTAATTTATTGGATATCAAACAGACAGCTGACAATAACGTCCGTTTTCAGGCGGAAAAAGGCGATAATGACTTTTATTATCAAGGTGACATGGTCAATCAGCCATTACCATGGAATATTGCTATCACCTATAAGCTGGATGGAAAAGAAGTGGATCCGGATAAATTGGCTGGAAAAGACGGATCACTGGAACTCCAGATAAAAACCTCCGGCAATGATGATGTCGATCCAACTTTTTTCGAAAACTATATGATGCAAATCTCTCTGACGCTTGACCCGGCTAAATTTGCGGATATCCAAGCCCCGGATGGAACCAAAGCCAAATCCGGTAAAGATACGCAAGTGACATTTACCGTCATGCCCGAAAAAGAAGAAACCTTCATTGTATCTGCTCATGTAAAGCATTTTGAGATGGATCCGATTGACATTTCGGCAACGCCCGCTTCCATGCCGATTGATGATCCAGATTTGGGCGATGTGAAAGGTGACATGCAGTCATTGTCTGATGCTATTAAGAAGATTAATAGTGGTGTCGGCGATTTGAACAGTGGTATTTCGAATCTGAATGATGGGGCGGCGGATTTGAGCAACGGTTCGAGCAGCTACCTGAATGGCATTAATCAGCTGGACCAATCATCAGGAGAACTGGTTAACGGGTCTTCGGAAATTAATGATGTTCTCCAGCAAGTAAGCGAGGCGGTGCAGGGTGCTCCTGAAGATGCTCCGGACATTAGTCAGCTTGAACAATTGCCTGATGGGATTCGTAAATTAGCAGACGGCTTGGAGCAATCTGCTGACGGACTTGATCAATTGCGTGATAACTATCATAAAGCATACAGCAATTTGGATGATGCCATGAACGAGATTCCAGCTGGCGATATTGATGAGGGCCAATTGAAGAAACTACTTGGAAGTGATGTCGATCAGGAAGTCGTCAACCAATTGATTGAAACCTACAAGGCGGCCCAAAAAGCCAAAGGAACGTATCAAGCGGCTTCTGAAGCATTCGGTGCAGTGACGGAAACATTGGATGACGTTTCTGATTCAGTAAGGGAAATGGCTGACAAAGCAAAATCCACTGCAACTGAAATTGAAAACGGCATGGACAACATGAATGGGTTGGATGCGCTGAAAGATCTGCAGTCGGGAGTATCGAGTCTCGCATCCCAATATCAGTCCTTCCACGATGGTTTAGTGCAGTATACGGATGGAGTTAGTGAATTGGCAACTACCTATCAAGATATTAATACCGGTATCCAAGGGCTGGCCGATGGTACTTCCTCTCTTAAAGATGGCGCTGGTGATCTGAAAGACGGTACAGAAGAACTGGAAGATGAGACCAGTGATTTGCCCGGTGACATGCAGTCCGAGGTAGATGAAATGATGGATGAATTTGATACATCTGATTTTGAACCGAAATCGTTTGTATCTGACAAAAATACAAACGTCGACGTTGTACAATTTGCCTTGAAAACCGAACCGATTGAGGTAGAAGAACCAGATAAGAAAAAGGAAACAAAGGACGAGGAAAAAGGTTTTTGGGAACGATTCATGGATTTGTTCCAGTGA
- a CDS encoding Uma2 family endonuclease, translating into MYLYRNDPMTVDEYWQIRKKDDALLEYIDGLVYMSPSPSTKHQRISSKLQLSFGNFLDGRDCELFPAPYDIELRSE; encoded by the coding sequence ATGTATCTGTATCGCAATGATCCGATGACAGTAGATGAATACTGGCAAATTCGCAAAAAAGATGATGCATTGCTGGAATATATTGATGGACTCGTTTATATGTCCCCATCACCATCGACGAAACACCAGCGGATTTCCAGTAAGTTGCAGCTTTCATTCGGGAACTTTCTTGATGGAAGGGATTGCGAGTTATTTCCGGCACCTTATGATATTGAGTTGCGATCCGAATGA
- a CDS encoding coiled-coil domain-containing protein, which yields MHEDIQLVLTEINKLNSKFDSQEGKLDSLEKRFDVQENRFDSLEKRFDTQEDKFDSLEKRFDTQEDKFDSLEKRFDAQEDKFDSLEKRFDAQDDRLDAIDNRFDAQDDRFDAIDNRFDVQDDRFDAIDNRLDAQDGKFDKIDSRFNAQDSKFDAIETKMDSLEKTMNSGFKNLKEEMAMNHSLLKTNHSMEYNLLRQVHHDVKYTKDQVGKNTELKADVDTLKETVSDMQSDIKLLKRVTTTQQ from the coding sequence ATGCATGAAGATATTCAACTAGTTTTAACAGAAATAAATAAATTAAACAGTAAGTTCGATTCACAAGAAGGTAAGCTGGATTCCCTTGAAAAACGGTTTGACGTCCAAGAAAATAGGTTTGACTCACTCGAGAAACGTTTCGATACCCAGGAGGATAAATTCGATTCACTCGAGAAACGTTTCGATACCCAAGAGGATAAATTCGATTCACTTGAAAAACGTTTTGATGCCCAGGAGGATAAATTCGATTCACTTGAAAAACGTTTTGATGCCCAAGACGATAGGCTAGATGCAATTGATAATCGTTTTGATGCCCAGGATGATAGATTTGACGCAATCGATAATCGTTTTGATGTCCAAGACGATAGGTTTGATGCAATTGACAATCGTCTTGATGCTCAGGATGGCAAGTTTGACAAAATTGATAGTCGTTTTAATGCCCAGGATAGCAAATTTGACGCAATTGAAACGAAAATGGATTCACTCGAGAAAACAATGAATAGCGGCTTTAAAAACCTCAAGGAAGAAATGGCAATGAATCATTCACTCCTCAAAACAAATCATAGTATGGAATATAACCTTCTTAGACAAGTCCATCACGATGTTAAATATACAAAAGATCAGGTTGGCAAAAATACAGAATTAAAGGCAGATGTGGATACACTAAAGGAGACGGTTTCTGACATGCAATCTGATATCAAATTACTTAAAAGAGTAACTACAACACAGCAATAA
- a CDS encoding NCS2 family permease: MERLFKLKQNHTNIQTEIVGGVTTFLTMVYIIVVNPAILSAAGVPFNQVFMATVISAVIGTLCMALFANYPFAIAPGMGMNAYFASVVATQGLSYQVIFGTVFLAGIVFIILSLTTLRETLIEAIPLSLKFGITSGIGLFIAFMGLKMSGIVVPNEETMVAFGDLHAPGTVLTLAGLFITLILMTWNVPGALFIGMVVTGVIGFFTGQLSFHGFISAPPAPVFFDIDIAGVFSNGLYTVVFAFLLVTIFDTTGTLIGVAEQAGFMKNGKLPRAKSALLADATATTIGSMFGTSPSTAYVESTSGVAAGGRTGLTSVVVAILFAISIFFTPIIGAIADLSAITAPVLIIVGCFMMEGLARINWKSFDEAFPAFAIILTMPLTSSIATGISIGFITYPLLKLVSGKGKDVHWILYLFGVIFVLQMVFFPAH, translated from the coding sequence ATGGAAAGATTATTTAAATTAAAACAGAATCATACAAATATCCAAACTGAAATAGTTGGCGGTGTAACAACTTTTTTGACGATGGTTTATATTATCGTTGTCAATCCGGCTATTCTATCAGCTGCGGGCGTACCGTTTAATCAAGTGTTTATGGCTACCGTTATATCAGCTGTCATAGGTACGTTATGCATGGCGCTTTTTGCGAATTATCCGTTTGCCATTGCACCAGGGATGGGAATGAATGCTTATTTTGCCAGTGTGGTAGCTACGCAAGGTTTATCGTATCAGGTTATATTTGGAACTGTATTTTTGGCGGGTATTGTGTTTATTATCTTAAGTTTGACGACATTGCGCGAAACGCTAATCGAAGCCATTCCGCTATCATTGAAGTTCGGTATTACTTCCGGGATTGGCTTGTTTATCGCTTTTATGGGATTGAAAATGTCCGGAATCGTCGTACCTAATGAAGAAACAATGGTGGCATTTGGTGATTTACATGCTCCCGGAACTGTATTAACATTGGCAGGGCTGTTTATCACATTAATTCTAATGACGTGGAATGTACCGGGAGCCTTGTTTATCGGGATGGTCGTAACCGGTGTTATTGGCTTTTTTACTGGGCAATTGTCGTTTCATGGATTTATCTCTGCGCCACCAGCTCCCGTGTTTTTCGATATAGATATTGCCGGTGTGTTTAGTAATGGGCTCTATACAGTTGTTTTTGCCTTTTTACTTGTCACAATTTTCGACACGACGGGCACGTTAATCGGGGTCGCTGAACAGGCTGGTTTTATGAAAAACGGCAAGCTGCCACGAGCCAAATCAGCACTATTGGCTGATGCAACGGCAACAACCATCGGCTCCATGTTTGGGACAAGTCCATCCACGGCATATGTTGAATCAACGTCAGGTGTAGCAGCAGGGGGAAGAACCGGGTTAACCTCGGTTGTTGTCGCTATTTTGTTTGCTATTTCGATATTTTTTACGCCGATTATTGGTGCGATTGCCGACTTGTCTGCGATTACTGCTCCGGTATTAATCATTGTTGGTTGTTTCATGATGGAAGGGCTGGCACGAATCAATTGGAAATCGTTCGACGAAGCTTTTCCGGCATTTGCAATTATCCTGACAATGCCTTTGACGTCAAGCATTGCTACAGGGATCTCGATCGGATTTATAACCTACCCTTTATTGAAATTGGTAAGTGGCAAAGGAAAAGATGTTCATTGGATTCTTTACCTATTTGGGGTCATCTTTGTCCTGCAAATGGTTTTCTTCCCAGCGCACTAG
- a CDS encoding NupC/NupG family nucleoside CNT transporter codes for MDILLGLVAIIVVLGLSYLMSNDKKNINYQGIIVMLVCQLLITWFMFSTGMGQKIINGISAGFNKLIEFGQDGINFVVGGFNLEEGGVFFFNVLLLIIFFSTLLSVLTYLKILPLIIKYIGGILSKITGVPKVESFNAVNSVFFGQSEALLAIKSQFHHLDKNRLYIVSASAIGSVSASIVGSYIQILPAQYVLVALPLNMFSAVMIASIIAPVKVPKAEDKVDVKDVSQDGSIFEAMGNGALDGGKVALIVAAMLIAFIASLDLVNWLIQLIFAGVTLQEILGYILSPLGILMGISPSEVIQAGGVMGTKIVTNEFVAMLDFQSMLGQMSEKTIGIVTVFLTSFANFSSIGIIAGTVQGIDQKKAAQVSSFGLKLLVGATLASILSATVAGLFL; via the coding sequence GTGGATATTCTGCTGGGACTTGTTGCAATTATTGTCGTTCTTGGTTTGTCATATTTGATGTCGAATGACAAGAAGAATATTAATTACCAAGGAATTATCGTTATGTTAGTGTGTCAGCTGCTGATCACCTGGTTTATGTTTTCAACGGGAATGGGCCAAAAAATCATTAATGGTATTTCTGCCGGTTTTAATAAGTTGATAGAATTTGGCCAAGACGGCATTAATTTTGTTGTGGGTGGTTTTAATTTGGAAGAGGGTGGTGTGTTTTTCTTTAATGTTCTATTATTAATTATATTTTTCTCTACCCTTTTATCTGTTCTTACTTACTTGAAAATTTTGCCATTGATTATTAAATATATTGGCGGAATTTTGTCTAAAATTACCGGAGTACCAAAGGTTGAATCGTTTAACGCGGTAAACAGTGTTTTTTTCGGTCAGTCAGAAGCGCTATTGGCGATTAAATCGCAGTTTCATCATTTGGATAAAAACCGGTTGTATATTGTCAGTGCTTCGGCGATAGGATCGGTGTCGGCATCCATTGTTGGTTCGTACATTCAAATTCTTCCGGCGCAATATGTACTGGTTGCATTGCCGCTAAACATGTTTAGTGCAGTGATGATCGCATCAATTATTGCACCGGTCAAGGTACCTAAAGCCGAGGATAAGGTTGATGTGAAAGATGTTTCCCAAGATGGAAGTATCTTTGAAGCAATGGGAAATGGTGCACTGGACGGGGGGAAGGTAGCATTAATCGTTGCTGCCATGCTGATTGCTTTTATTGCGTCACTAGACCTGGTGAATTGGCTGATCCAGCTCATTTTCGCGGGTGTCACTTTGCAAGAAATTCTTGGTTATATACTTTCACCGCTCGGGATTTTAATGGGTATTTCGCCAAGTGAGGTCATTCAAGCTGGTGGCGTGATGGGAACCAAAATTGTTACCAATGAATTTGTTGCCATGCTTGATTTCCAATCGATGCTTGGGCAAATGTCGGAAAAAACAATCGGGATTGTAACGGTGTTCCTGACGAGCTTTGCTAACTTTTCATCGATTGGAATTATCGCCGGTACTGTACAAGGTATTGATCAAAAAAAGGCAGCGCAAGTTTCGTCATTCGGCCTGAAATTGTTGGTTGGAGCAACACTTGCTTCCATTTTATCAGCAACCGTTGCCGGGTTATTCTTATAA
- a CDS encoding 2-oxoglutarate dehydrogenase E1 component, which produces MAQSEESHERFWGEFFGPNLGYIEEQYEIYKEDPEAIDASLKEMFDQYGAPELPHHTNGAAPISQASTSINDVKKLTSAMKLVEAIRRYGHLEADIYPVGRSRKRKSELVEPESYGLTEEDLKGIPASWLWEDAPGHIENGLDVVEQLKKYYSGTITFEYDHVNNDDERKWLLERIESGNLLLSLSAEEKKQLLERLAHVEGFEEFLQKTFVGQKRFSIEGLEVMIPMLDQVVKHATDEKIDHIMMGMAHRGRLSVLSHILGKPYDKIFSEFHHSPDKELIPSEGSMGINYGWTGDVKYHLGATTEVRDGDDESTRITLANNPSHLEFVNSVVQGITRAAQDDRSERGYPKQDLDKAFNVLIHGDAAFIGEGVVAESLNLSGLPGYRTGGTLHLITNNLVGYTTDQKDGRSTRYASDLAKGFEIPIIHVNADDPIACISAMNFAYEYRKTFHKDFLIDLVGYRRYGHNEMDEPRTTQPQLYQEIDKHPTVATVFANALQEEGVLEDNALSQMKEKVQGDLRDIFEGMKENDNGHAEAKSMPKALTNGIDRFETAVPLDQLKELNEGLLKRPEGFTGFKKLEKILKRRESMLDKGNKVDWGAGEALAYASILKDGIPIRLTGQDSERGTFAHRHVVLHDVEKRDSYCLMHGLDEAKASFDIRNSPLSEAGVLGFEYGYSVQSPNTLVLWEAQFGDFANAAQVIFDQFISASRAKWGEKSNMVVLLPHGYEGQGPEHSSARLERFLQLAAENNMIVANVTSSAQFFHLIRRQAAMRGREEARPLILMTPKSLLRNQRVASEAKEFTEGKFQPLRSQPNLKVSKKNAKRLLIGSGKVMVDIEDAIDKSENSFDWLRVLRLEQIYPFPKKELVKELEQLPNLEEIVWVQEEPQNMGAWVIVVEYLKELVKEGQSIRYVGRPNRSAPAVGEPNVHKTEQNQVVQEAIREPQGGDTRERD; this is translated from the coding sequence GTGGCACAAAGTGAAGAATCTCATGAAAGATTCTGGGGAGAATTTTTTGGACCAAACTTAGGGTATATTGAAGAACAATATGAGATATACAAAGAGGATCCGGAAGCAATTGATGCATCTTTAAAAGAAATGTTTGATCAATATGGGGCTCCCGAATTGCCGCATCATACCAATGGTGCTGCACCGATATCACAAGCTTCAACTTCCATTAATGACGTTAAAAAATTGACCTCGGCAATGAAACTTGTGGAGGCTATTCGTCGTTACGGTCATTTGGAAGCCGACATTTATCCAGTCGGAAGAAGTAGAAAACGTAAGTCAGAACTTGTAGAGCCAGAGTCGTACGGATTAACAGAGGAAGATTTAAAAGGTATTCCTGCCTCCTGGTTATGGGAAGATGCACCGGGCCACATCGAGAATGGACTTGATGTCGTTGAACAATTAAAGAAATATTATTCCGGTACGATCACGTTTGAATATGATCACGTAAATAATGATGACGAACGAAAATGGTTGCTGGAACGTATCGAATCAGGAAATCTCTTATTATCGTTATCCGCTGAGGAAAAGAAACAACTATTGGAACGGCTTGCACATGTAGAAGGTTTTGAGGAATTTTTACAAAAAACGTTTGTTGGGCAAAAACGTTTTTCCATCGAAGGACTGGAAGTAATGATTCCGATGCTTGATCAGGTCGTCAAGCATGCGACAGATGAAAAAATTGATCATATTATGATGGGGATGGCACACCGCGGTCGACTGAGTGTTTTGTCACATATATTGGGAAAACCATATGACAAAATATTTTCCGAGTTTCACCATTCACCAGATAAGGAGTTGATTCCATCTGAAGGATCGATGGGGATTAACTATGGCTGGACTGGTGATGTGAAGTATCATTTGGGAGCAACAACGGAGGTCAGAGATGGTGACGACGAGTCGACACGCATTACATTGGCAAATAACCCGTCCCACTTGGAATTTGTCAATTCGGTTGTTCAAGGGATTACCAGAGCGGCACAAGACGATCGGAGTGAAAGGGGTTATCCAAAACAAGACTTGGACAAAGCATTTAATGTGTTAATTCATGGGGATGCCGCTTTTATTGGAGAAGGTGTCGTTGCGGAATCTTTAAATCTGAGCGGATTGCCAGGTTATCGAACTGGTGGAACCTTGCATTTAATTACCAACAACCTTGTCGGATATACGACTGATCAAAAAGACGGACGTTCTACTCGTTATGCAAGTGATTTGGCAAAAGGGTTTGAGATCCCGATCATTCATGTTAATGCCGACGATCCGATTGCCTGTATTTCAGCTATGAACTTTGCCTATGAATATCGGAAAACATTCCATAAAGACTTTTTAATTGATTTGGTAGGTTACCGCCGCTATGGCCATAATGAAATGGATGAACCAAGAACAACCCAGCCGCAGCTTTATCAGGAGATTGATAAACATCCGACTGTTGCTACTGTGTTTGCGAATGCTTTGCAAGAAGAAGGTGTTTTGGAAGACAATGCCTTGTCGCAAATGAAAGAAAAAGTACAAGGTGATTTGCGGGATATCTTTGAAGGTATGAAAGAGAATGATAATGGCCATGCAGAAGCAAAAAGCATGCCAAAAGCACTGACCAATGGTATTGACCGCTTTGAAACGGCAGTTCCACTTGACCAATTAAAGGAATTAAATGAAGGGTTGCTAAAACGTCCAGAGGGTTTTACTGGTTTTAAGAAGTTGGAGAAAATCTTAAAGCGGCGTGAGAGCATGCTGGATAAAGGAAATAAGGTCGACTGGGGTGCCGGGGAAGCATTGGCCTATGCCTCCATTTTAAAGGACGGTATTCCAATTCGCTTGACCGGTCAGGACTCCGAGCGTGGAACATTTGCACACCGTCATGTTGTATTGCATGATGTCGAAAAACGTGATTCGTATTGCTTAATGCATGGTTTGGATGAGGCAAAGGCATCATTTGATATTCGTAACAGTCCACTTTCAGAAGCTGGCGTATTGGGCTTTGAATATGGCTACAGCGTTCAATCACCAAACACATTGGTCTTATGGGAAGCACAATTTGGCGATTTTGCGAATGCCGCACAAGTGATCTTTGACCAGTTTATTTCCGCCTCCCGTGCTAAATGGGGCGAAAAATCAAACATGGTTGTCCTTCTGCCACATGGCTATGAAGGTCAAGGTCCAGAACACTCCAGTGCACGATTGGAACGTTTTCTGCAACTGGCTGCAGAAAATAATATGATTGTCGCCAACGTGACATCGTCAGCACAATTTTTCCATTTAATCCGTCGTCAAGCAGCGATGCGTGGGCGTGAGGAAGCTAGACCATTGATTTTAATGACACCAAAAAGTTTATTAAGAAATCAGCGTGTTGCATCAGAAGCGAAGGAATTTACAGAGGGTAAATTCCAGCCGCTTCGGTCACAGCCTAATTTGAAAGTAAGCAAGAAAAATGCTAAACGACTACTGATCGGCAGCGGAAAAGTCATGGTCGACATTGAGGACGCAATCGATAAATCTGAAAACTCATTTGACTGGCTCCGTGTGTTGCGATTGGAGCAAATCTATCCATTTCCAAAAAAAGAATTGGTGAAAGAACTGGAGCAGCTACCTAACCTGGAAGAAATCGTTTGGGTCCAGGAAGAACCGCAAAATATGGGTGCCTGGGTCATTGTTGTTGAATATCTGAAAGAATTGGTGAAAGAAGGCCAGTCCATCCGATATGTTGGTCGTCCAAACCGTTCTGCTCCAGCAGTTGGAGAACCCAATGTGCATAAAACTGAACAAAACCAAGTCGTCCAAGAAGCAATAAGAGAACCACAAGGAGGAGATACCCGTGAAAGAGATTAA
- the odhB gene encoding 2-oxoglutarate dehydrogenase complex dihydrolipoyllysine-residue succinyltransferase → MKEIKIPELAESITEGTIAEWLVKKGDKIEKGDAVVELETDKVNVEVNADSAGVLTEIVANEGDDVEVGDVIAKVDENGEASGDTSSSETKDKAKADEQPKQEESKQEAPKQAEPQKDQQADDNKQDVVASPAARKRARELNIDLSQVSTRDPLGRVRPEDVEAVAKAENEPKQEQKPAKQEATKQSEKTEFDKPVERIKLSRRRQTIAKNLVAVQHETAMLTTFNEVDMTAVMKLRSERKENFIKKHDVKLGFMSFFTKAVVGALKEFPEINSEIQGNELVLKKFYDIGIAVSTEEGLVVPVVRDADRLDFAGVERAIGELSVKAKNKELSLKDLQGGTFTITNGGTFGSMMSTPILNAPQVGILGMHNIIKRPMAMPDGSIEVRPMMYLALSYDHRVVDGAEAVQFLVRIKQMLEDPYDLLLEG, encoded by the coding sequence GTGAAAGAGATTAAAATACCGGAGCTGGCAGAATCCATTACAGAAGGAACAATCGCCGAATGGTTAGTAAAAAAAGGTGACAAGATTGAAAAAGGTGACGCCGTTGTTGAACTGGAGACAGATAAAGTAAACGTGGAGGTTAATGCTGATTCCGCTGGGGTACTTACCGAAATCGTCGCCAATGAAGGTGATGATGTCGAAGTTGGAGATGTGATCGCCAAAGTTGACGAAAATGGGGAAGCTTCTGGAGACACGTCTTCATCCGAAACAAAAGACAAAGCGAAAGCAGATGAACAGCCGAAACAGGAAGAATCAAAACAAGAGGCACCAAAACAAGCGGAACCACAAAAAGATCAACAGGCAGATGACAACAAACAAGATGTGGTTGCTTCACCTGCAGCTAGAAAACGCGCGCGTGAATTAAACATTGATTTGAGCCAGGTTAGTACTCGCGATCCATTGGGCCGGGTTCGTCCGGAAGATGTTGAAGCAGTAGCCAAGGCTGAAAATGAGCCAAAACAAGAGCAAAAGCCGGCCAAACAAGAAGCAACAAAGCAATCCGAAAAGACGGAATTTGACAAGCCTGTTGAGCGCATCAAGCTATCCAGACGTCGCCAAACGATTGCCAAGAATCTTGTTGCTGTACAGCATGAAACTGCCATGTTGACAACTTTTAATGAAGTCGATATGACCGCAGTGATGAAATTGCGTAGTGAACGGAAAGAGAATTTCATCAAAAAACATGATGTTAAACTTGGCTTTATGTCATTCTTTACCAAAGCAGTTGTTGGGGCACTAAAAGAATTTCCGGAAATCAACTCGGAAATTCAAGGCAATGAACTGGTATTGAAGAAGTTTTACGATATCGGAATTGCTGTATCAACAGAAGAGGGATTGGTCGTACCAGTTGTTCGTGATGCCGATCGTCTTGATTTCGCCGGTGTTGAACGTGCGATTGGTGAACTCAGTGTGAAGGCCAAAAATAAAGAACTGTCATTAAAAGACTTACAAGGTGGTACATTCACAATCACAAATGGCGGTACATTCGGATCGATGATGTCAACACCGATTCTAAATGCACCACAGGTAGGTATCTTGGGAATGCATAACATTATAAAACGACCAATGGCAATGCCGGATGGTTCCATTGAAGTGCGGCCAATGATGTATCTTGCCCTATCCTATGACCACCGTGTTGTGGATGGCGCGGAAGCCGTACAATTCCTGGTACGCATTAAACAGATGTTAGAAGACCCATATGATTTATTGTTAGAAGGCTAA
- a CDS encoding undecaprenyldiphospho-muramoylpentapeptide beta-N-acetylglucosaminyltransferase has translation MKKKRILFTGGGTAGHVIVNLALIPVFRQEGWDIDYIGSKKGIERTLIEQLEGVTYHPISTGKLRRYISKENLKDPFKVLKGTMQAWRIIGKRKPSVIFSKGGFVSVPVIMAAKLRGVSAIIHESDYTPGLANKLAIPFAKKVLATFPETMNYLPEKKAEYVGAVVRDELFQGNRENGLKLCGFKSSKPVLLIMGGSGGSEKINNTVRESLDDLLPVFQIAHICGNGKIDSSINRDGYVQFEYVNEALKDLFAATDFVLSRAGSNAIFEFLALQKPMLLIPLSRQASRGDQIVNARSFHEKKYARVLEEERISADNLVQELLRLKEQAPIMIDYMKKYQSEQAKNRVIEIIKQAGK, from the coding sequence ATGAAAAAGAAGCGGATCCTTTTTACCGGTGGGGGGACTGCCGGACATGTTATTGTGAATCTGGCATTGATTCCTGTGTTCCGGCAAGAAGGATGGGACATAGATTATATTGGATCAAAAAAAGGGATCGAACGCACCTTGATTGAACAATTGGAAGGTGTAACCTATCATCCGATTTCCACGGGAAAATTACGTCGCTATATTTCCAAAGAAAATCTGAAAGACCCCTTTAAAGTGTTAAAAGGAACGATGCAGGCATGGCGGATTATTGGTAAACGAAAGCCATCAGTTATCTTTTCCAAAGGCGGATTTGTTTCTGTACCGGTCATCATGGCTGCTAAATTACGCGGTGTGTCAGCAATCATCCATGAATCGGATTACACGCCGGGGCTTGCGAATAAACTGGCTATTCCATTTGCCAAAAAAGTCTTGGCAACATTCCCGGAAACCATGAACTATTTGCCGGAAAAGAAAGCAGAATACGTTGGTGCCGTTGTCCGGGATGAACTATTTCAGGGCAACAGGGAAAATGGGCTAAAACTATGTGGATTTAAAAGCTCGAAACCAGTGTTGCTTATCATGGGCGGCAGTGGTGGCTCGGAAAAAATCAATAACACAGTAAGGGAGAGTTTGGACGACTTGTTACCAGTCTTTCAAATTGCTCACATTTGCGGAAATGGTAAAATTGATTCCAGCATCAACCGGGATGGATATGTCCAATTTGAATATGTGAATGAAGCGTTGAAGGATTTGTTTGCCGCTACCGATTTTGTGTTATCACGTGCCGGATCCAATGCCATCTTTGAATTTTTGGCATTGCAGAAACCGATGCTATTGATTCCATTGTCAAGACAAGCAAGCAGGGGGGACCAGATTGTCAACGCCAGATCGTTCCATGAGAAGAAATATGCCCGGGTATTGGAAGAAGAACGAATTTCAGCGGATAACCTGGTTCAAGAGCTGCTCCGTCTAAAAGAACAGGCACCAATCATGATCGATTATATGAAAAAGTATCAAAGTGAACAAGCTAAAAATCGGGTGATTGAGATTATTAAGCAAGCAGGGAAGTAA